The Streptomyces laurentii genome contains a region encoding:
- a CDS encoding phenylacetate-CoA oxygenase, paaH subunit (KEGG: bpy:Bphyt_3663 phenylacetate-CoA oxygenase subunit PaaB; TIGRFAM: phenylacetate-CoA oxygenase, PaaH subunit; PFAM: phenylacetic acid degradation B;~identified by MetaGeneAnnotator; putative;~phenylacetate-CoA oxygenase subunit PaaB; Provisional; PRK13781;~phenylacetate-CoA oxygenase, PaaH subunit [Burkholderia sp. CCGE1002]), giving the protein MTTDGWPLWEVFVRSRRGLSHTHAGSLHAPDAEMALRNARDLYTRRSEGVSIWVVPSSAVTASSPDEKDPFFEPAADKAYRHPTFYEIPDGVKHL; this is encoded by the coding sequence ATGACCACCGACGGATGGCCGCTGTGGGAGGTGTTCGTGCGCTCGCGCCGCGGACTGTCCCACACCCACGCCGGCAGCCTCCACGCGCCCGACGCGGAGATGGCCCTGCGCAACGCCCGCGACCTCTACACCCGCCGCAGCGAAGGCGTGTCGATCTGGGTCGTCCCCTCCAGCGCCGTCACCGCCTCCTCCCCGGACGAGAAGGACCCCTTCTTCGAGCCCGCCGCCGACAAGGCCTACCGGCACCCCACCTTCTACGAGATCCCGGACGGGGTGAAGCACCTGTGA
- a CDS encoding phenylacetic acid degradation protein (Phenylacetic acid catabolic protein; cl01346;~identified by MetaGeneAnnotator; putative;~overlaps another CDS with the same product name;~phenylacetic acid degradation protein [Streptomyces pristinaespiralis ATCC25486]) codes for MTSPGLATTTDAPSVPAAALPLGDDALVLAQRLGEWAGNAPVLEEEVALANIALDLLGQARVLLSLAGDEDELAYLREERAFRNCQLVEQPNGDFAHTIARQLYFSTYQRLLYAELAAGDSPFAGLAAKAVKEVAYHQDHAEHWTLRLGDGTDESHHRMQRACDALWRYTGELFQPLDGLALDTEAMERAWLDSVGAVLERATLTVPTGARTGAWSAGAGRQGLHTEPFGRLLAEMQHLHRSHPGASW; via the coding sequence GTGACCAGTCCCGGACTCGCCACCACCACCGACGCGCCCTCCGTCCCGGCCGCCGCGCTCCCCCTCGGCGACGACGCCCTCGTCCTCGCCCAGCGCCTGGGCGAATGGGCGGGCAACGCCCCCGTCCTCGAAGAGGAGGTCGCCCTCGCCAACATCGCGCTCGACCTCCTCGGCCAGGCCCGCGTCCTGCTCTCCCTCGCCGGCGACGAGGACGAACTGGCCTACCTCCGCGAGGAGCGCGCCTTCCGCAACTGCCAGCTCGTCGAGCAGCCCAACGGCGACTTCGCCCACACCATCGCCCGGCAGCTGTACTTCTCCACCTACCAGCGGCTGCTCTACGCCGAACTGGCCGCGGGCGACAGCCCCTTCGCCGGACTCGCCGCCAAGGCCGTCAAGGAAGTGGCCTACCACCAGGACCACGCCGAACACTGGACCCTGCGCCTCGGCGACGGCACCGACGAGAGCCACCACCGGATGCAGCGGGCCTGCGACGCCCTGTGGCGCTACACGGGCGAGCTGTTCCAGCCGCTCGACGGCCTCGCCCTCGACACCGAGGCGATGGAGCGCGCCTGGCTCGACTCGGTCGGCGCCGTCCTCGAACGGGCCACGCTCACCGTGCCCACCGGCGCCCGCACCGGCGCCTGGAGCGCGGGCGCCGGCCGCCAGGGACTGCACACCGAACCGTTCGGCCGCCTGCTCGCCGAAATGCAGCACCTGCACCGCAGTCACCCCGGAGCGTCCTGGTGA
- a CDS encoding phenylacetic acid degradation protein (identified by MetaGeneAnnotator; putative;~phenylacetate-CoA oxygenase, PaaJ subunit; TIGR02159;~phenylacetic acid degradation protein [Streptomyces clavuligerus ATCC27064]): MTTAHDPAIAPTALEAELARIAGAVPDPELPVLTLADLGVVRGVHLKGPGRVQVDLTPTYTGCPAVEAMSADIEHALHEHGIPEVSVVTVLTPAWSTDDISEEGRRKLAEFGIAPPRPQGPAGGPVPLTLAIRCPHCGSTDTELLSRFSSTACKALRRCAACREPFDHFKEL, translated from the coding sequence GTGACCACCGCCCACGACCCCGCCATCGCCCCGACCGCACTCGAAGCGGAGCTGGCCCGGATCGCCGGCGCCGTCCCCGACCCCGAGCTGCCCGTCCTCACCCTCGCCGACCTCGGCGTCGTGCGCGGCGTGCACCTCAAGGGCCCCGGCCGGGTCCAGGTCGACCTCACCCCGACGTACACCGGCTGCCCGGCCGTCGAGGCGATGTCCGCCGACATCGAGCACGCCCTCCACGAGCACGGCATACCCGAGGTTTCCGTCGTCACCGTCCTCACCCCCGCCTGGTCCACGGACGACATCAGCGAGGAAGGCCGCCGCAAACTCGCCGAGTTCGGCATCGCCCCGCCCCGGCCCCAGGGCCCGGCCGGCGGACCCGTCCCGCTCACCCTCGCCATCCGCTGCCCCCACTGCGGCTCCACCGACACCGAACTCCTCAGCCGCTTCTCCTCCACCGCGTGCAAGGCGCTGCGCCGCTGCGCCGCCTGCCGTGAACCGTTCGACCACTTCAAGGAGTTGTAG
- a CDS encoding phenylacetate-CoA oxygenase/reductase, paaK subunit (2Fe-2S iron-sulfur cluster binding domain. Iron-sulfur proteins play an important role in electron transfer processes and in various enzymatic reactions. The family includes plant and algal ferredoxins, which act as electron carriers in photosynthesis...; cd00207;~FAD binding motif [chemical binding];~FAD binding pocket [chemical binding];~NAD binding pocket [chemical binding];~NAD(P) binding domain of ferredoxin reductase like phenylacetic acid (PA) degradation oxidoreductase. PA oxidoreductases of E. coli hydroxylate PA-CoA in the second step of PA degradation. Members ofthis group typically fuse a ferredoxin reductase-like...; cd06214;~NAD(P)-pyrophosphate-nicotinamide binding residues [chemical binding];~NAD(p) ribose binding residues [chemical binding];~Phenylacetate-CoA oxygenase or reductase, PaaK subunit [Streptomyces venezuelae ATCC10712];~beta-alpha-beta structure motif;~catalytic loop [active];~identified by MetaGeneAnnotator; putative;~iron binding site [ion binding];~phenylacetate-CoA oxygenase/reductase, PaaK subunit; TIGR02160;~phosphate binding motif [ion binding]), producing MPTPSTGRAGFHPLRVSEIEQLTDDSVAVTFTVPPELSDAYRHTPGQHLALRRSGQHGEEIRRTYSICAPAPADGEPPALKVGIRLVDGGEFSTYALKELTVGDTVDVMEPTGRFVLAPRPGHFAAVVGGSGITPVLSMAATLLAREPEARFCLVRSDRTAASTMFLDEVAELKDRFPDRFQLVTALSREEQQAGLPSGRLDHARLTDLLPALLPVDAIDGWFLCGPFGLVQSAEQALRDLGVDRSRVHQEIFHVDDGSAPAPAPAANAPADATLTATLHGRSGNWPVQQGETLLETVLRARADAPYACKGGVCGTCRAFLVSGEVRMDRNFALEPEETEAGYVLACQSHPATPDVELDFDR from the coding sequence ATGCCGACCCCCAGCACCGGACGGGCCGGATTCCATCCGCTCCGGGTGAGCGAGATCGAGCAGCTCACCGACGACTCCGTGGCCGTGACCTTCACCGTCCCGCCCGAGCTGAGCGACGCCTACCGCCACACCCCCGGACAGCACCTCGCCCTGCGCCGCTCCGGACAGCACGGCGAGGAGATCCGGCGTACCTACTCGATCTGCGCCCCGGCCCCCGCCGACGGCGAGCCCCCGGCCCTGAAGGTCGGCATCCGGCTGGTCGACGGCGGCGAGTTCTCCACGTACGCGCTCAAGGAACTCACCGTCGGCGACACCGTCGACGTCATGGAACCCACCGGCCGCTTCGTCCTCGCCCCGCGCCCCGGACACTTCGCGGCCGTGGTCGGCGGCAGCGGCATCACCCCGGTGCTCTCGATGGCCGCCACCCTGCTCGCCCGCGAACCCGAGGCCCGCTTCTGCCTCGTCCGCAGCGACCGCACCGCGGCCTCCACGATGTTCCTGGACGAGGTCGCGGAGCTGAAGGACCGCTTCCCCGACCGCTTCCAGCTCGTCACCGCGCTCTCCCGCGAGGAACAGCAGGCCGGGCTCCCCTCCGGACGGCTCGACCACGCACGGCTCACCGACCTGCTGCCCGCGTTGCTGCCCGTCGACGCGATCGACGGCTGGTTCCTGTGCGGCCCGTTCGGCCTCGTCCAGAGCGCCGAGCAGGCCCTGCGCGACCTCGGCGTCGACCGCTCCCGGGTCCACCAGGAGATCTTCCACGTCGACGACGGCTCGGCCCCCGCCCCGGCCCCCGCGGCGAACGCCCCCGCCGACGCCACGCTGACCGCCACCCTGCACGGCCGGTCCGGCAACTGGCCCGTCCAGCAAGGCGAAACGCTGCTCGAAACGGTGCTGCGCGCTCGGGCGGACGCCCCGTACGCCTGCAAGGGCGGCGTCTGCGGCACCTGCCGCGCCTTCCTCGTCTCCGGCGAGGTACGGATGGACCGCAACTTCGCCCTGGAGCCCGAGGAGACCGAGGCCGGCTACGTCCTGGCCTGCCAGTCCCACCCCGCCACCCCGGACGTCGAGCTCGACTTCGACCGCTGA
- a CDS encoding acyl-CoA dehydrogenase (Acyl-CoA dehydrogenase; cl09933;~Acyl-CoA dehydrogenases [Lipid metabolism]; COG1960;~acyl-CoA dehydrogenase [Streptomyces cattleya NRRL 8057 = DSM46488];~identified by MetaGeneAnnotator; putative) yields the protein MDFTFTEEQQAAAETAQAVFADIAPDAVPSPALTPGAVADDLDRALWAHLAATDLLGLVVDPAHGGSGLDPIALCIVLRASARALARVPLLETGAVALTLQRYGPAATAADLLPRVARGELVLTAAAHGRTGHDPAPLAVTARRDTTGWTLDGHTSAVPWAHRADRIAVPAHTPDGRTVVALVPGDHTGLTLADQYGTHGELLADLRLTDVRLGPDDVIDTDGAWSWLHGLLATGTCALALGLGEQVLAMTSEYTGRREQFGHPVATFQAVAVQTADRYIDLRAMDVTLWQAAWRLASGATTALPAAADIAVAKIWAAEGVRRVVQTAQHLHGGFGADTDYVLHRYHAWAKYLELSLGPAARHEEELGDLLAAHPFA from the coding sequence GTGGACTTCACCTTCACCGAAGAACAACAGGCCGCCGCCGAAACGGCCCAGGCCGTCTTCGCCGACATCGCCCCCGACGCCGTACCCAGCCCCGCTCTCACACCGGGCGCCGTCGCCGACGACCTCGACCGTGCCCTGTGGGCCCACCTCGCCGCCACCGACCTGCTGGGCCTCGTCGTCGACCCCGCCCACGGCGGCTCGGGCCTCGACCCCATCGCGCTCTGCATCGTGCTGCGCGCATCCGCGCGGGCGCTCGCCCGCGTCCCCCTGCTGGAGACCGGCGCGGTCGCCCTCACCCTCCAGCGGTACGGCCCGGCCGCGACCGCCGCCGACCTGCTGCCCCGCGTCGCGCGCGGCGAACTCGTCCTCACCGCCGCCGCCCACGGCCGTACCGGCCACGACCCGGCACCACTCGCCGTCACCGCCCGCCGCGACACCACCGGCTGGACGCTCGACGGGCACACCAGCGCCGTTCCCTGGGCCCACCGGGCGGACCGCATCGCCGTCCCCGCGCACACCCCAGACGGCCGTACCGTCGTCGCCCTGGTGCCCGGCGACCACACCGGACTCACCCTGGCCGACCAGTACGGCACCCACGGCGAACTGCTCGCCGACCTCCGCCTCACCGATGTCCGGCTCGGCCCCGACGACGTCATCGACACCGACGGCGCCTGGTCCTGGCTGCACGGCCTCCTCGCCACCGGAACCTGCGCCCTCGCCCTCGGACTCGGCGAACAGGTCCTCGCGATGACCAGCGAATACACGGGCCGACGCGAGCAGTTCGGGCATCCCGTGGCCACGTTCCAGGCCGTCGCCGTCCAGACAGCCGACCGCTACATCGATCTGCGCGCCATGGACGTCACCCTCTGGCAGGCCGCCTGGCGGCTGGCGTCCGGCGCCACCACCGCGCTGCCCGCCGCCGCGGACATCGCCGTCGCCAAGATCTGGGCGGCGGAAGGGGTGCGCCGCGTCGTCCAGACCGCCCAGCACCTGCACGGCGGCTTCGGCGCCGACACCGACTACGTGCTGCACCGCTACCACGCCTGGGCCAAGTACCTCGAACTGTCCCTCGGCCCGGCCGCACGGCACGAGGAGGAACTGGGCGACCTCCTGGCCGCCCACCCCTTCGCCTGA
- a CDS encoding rhodanese domain-containing protein (Rhodanese Homology Domain (RHOD); an alpha beta fold domain found duplicated in the rhodanese protein. The cysteine containing enzymatically active version of the domain is also foundin the Cdc25 class of protein phosphatases and a variety of proteins...; cd00158;~active site residue [active];~identified by MetaGeneAnnotator; putative;~rhodanese domain-containing protein [Streptomyces pristinaespiralis ATCC25486]) codes for MNFAPLPSVDAASVPADALVLDVREDDEWAAGHVEGALHVPMSDFVARFDVVSKAVGDGRRAYVVCRSGRRSAQVTQYLVGQGIDAVNVDGGMQAWDGAGRPMVTDGGSPAQVL; via the coding sequence ATGAATTTCGCCCCGCTGCCGTCGGTCGACGCGGCCTCCGTTCCGGCCGACGCCCTCGTGCTGGACGTCCGTGAGGACGACGAGTGGGCGGCCGGTCACGTCGAGGGCGCGCTGCACGTGCCGATGAGCGACTTCGTGGCCCGCTTCGACGTGGTGAGCAAGGCGGTGGGCGACGGCCGCAGGGCGTACGTGGTGTGCCGGTCCGGCCGCCGGTCCGCGCAGGTCACGCAGTACCTGGTCGGCCAGGGCATCGACGCCGTGAACGTGGACGGCGGCATGCAGGCCTGGGACGGTGCCGGGCGCCCGATGGTGACGGACGGCGGCAGCCCCGCACAGGTGCTGTAG
- a CDS encoding hypothetical protein (DnaJ domain; pfam00226;~HSP70 interaction site [polypeptide binding];~Hypothetical protein XNR_3047 [Streptomyces albus J1074];~identified by MetaGeneAnnotator; putative): MDVSVDQGVSGESDERPEARLEKAVRVAEQALIEFEIAVETFRVEVENFSRLHHQRLGPMYARLDELDARIAEATAARTGDPEDLRRAQEARAAAAPLPGVEELLHEWIDSEGLSEEAAAMLTDRPVQPPKRVRPSDEVRKLYRDLVRQAHPDLARDETERRRREEFVTRVNAAYARGDENQLRALTEEWAAGPVPEMRLSESEELYARLEWLSERKEMLSRVARELEESGIGAMLRMAPDDPDRLLEEIAEQLRAQVAEREAELAGLVQ; this comes from the coding sequence GTGGACGTGAGCGTGGACCAGGGCGTGAGTGGCGAGTCCGACGAGCGGCCCGAGGCACGGCTGGAGAAGGCCGTACGGGTGGCCGAGCAGGCCCTGATCGAGTTCGAGATCGCGGTCGAGACCTTCCGGGTCGAGGTGGAGAACTTCTCCCGGCTGCACCACCAGCGGCTCGGCCCCATGTACGCGCGCCTCGACGAGCTGGACGCCCGGATCGCCGAGGCCACGGCGGCCCGCACCGGGGACCCGGAGGACCTGCGGCGGGCGCAGGAGGCGCGCGCCGCCGCGGCGCCGCTGCCCGGCGTCGAGGAACTCCTCCACGAGTGGATCGACTCCGAGGGCCTGTCCGAGGAAGCCGCCGCGATGCTCACCGACCGCCCGGTGCAGCCCCCGAAGCGGGTCCGGCCGTCCGACGAGGTCCGCAAGCTGTACCGCGACCTGGTGCGGCAGGCCCACCCGGACCTCGCGAGGGACGAGACCGAGCGCCGCCGGCGCGAGGAGTTCGTCACCCGCGTCAACGCGGCCTACGCGCGCGGCGACGAGAACCAGCTGCGCGCCCTGACCGAGGAGTGGGCGGCCGGCCCCGTGCCGGAGATGCGGCTCAGCGAGAGCGAGGAGCTGTACGCGCGCCTCGAGTGGCTGTCCGAGCGCAAGGAGATGCTGTCGCGGGTGGCGCGCGAGCTGGAGGAAAGCGGCATCGGCGCCATGCTGCGGATGGCGCCCGACGACCCGGACCGGCTCCTCGAAGAGATCGCCGAGCAGCTGCGGGCCCAGGTCGCCGAGCGCGAGGCGGAGCTCGCCGGGCTCGTGCAGTAG
- a CDS encoding hypothetical protein (Hypothetical protein XNR_3046 [Streptomyces albus J1074];~Uncharacterized protein conserved in bacteria (DUF2252); pfam10009;~Uncharacterized protein conserved in bacteria [Function unknown];~identified by MetaGeneAnnotator; putative), translating into MGDTMTAVPTTVPGPRAQTRTTGDGGPVRVPHVPGFARRVEGAAGTAAGASAKQRGKALRERVPRSAHATLLPVAGRLGAVGAVEESSRDRVPELTPLRVGRMAAGPFAFLRGSAGLMAHDLTGSPVTGVPAQICGDAHAANFGIYGDASGRLVIDLNDFDETVVGPWEWDLKRLATSLVLAGREAGADEDTCRAAAFDTVGAYRRTMRLLARLPVHDAWNAIADEELVSHTDARDLVGTLERVQAKARKNTSARFAARSTEAVAEAEGGGRRFADAPPVLRRVGDAEAAAVATALGPYLETLSEDRLPLLARYAIHDVAFRVVGTGSVGTRSYVVLLLDHRGEPLVLQVKEARPSALLPHLPAVGFTVPDAGHEGRRVVLGQKRMQVVSDLLLGWTTVQGRDFQVRQFRNRKGSVDPNALTADQFDDYGRMTGALLARAHAHSADPRLIAGYCGKNEELDDAVAAFAVTYADRTTADHADMLAAIRTGRIAAETGV; encoded by the coding sequence ATGGGCGACACCATGACGGCGGTACCGACAACGGTGCCGGGGCCGCGCGCGCAGACCCGCACGACGGGTGACGGCGGGCCGGTCCGCGTCCCGCACGTCCCGGGGTTCGCCCGGCGCGTCGAGGGCGCGGCCGGCACCGCGGCCGGTGCCTCCGCCAAGCAGCGGGGCAAGGCGCTGCGGGAGCGGGTCCCCCGCTCCGCGCACGCCACCCTGCTCCCCGTCGCCGGGCGCCTCGGCGCCGTCGGCGCCGTCGAGGAGTCCAGCCGGGACCGGGTGCCCGAGCTGACCCCGCTCCGCGTCGGACGCATGGCGGCCGGACCCTTCGCGTTCCTGCGCGGATCCGCCGGCCTCATGGCCCACGACCTCACCGGCTCCCCCGTCACGGGCGTCCCCGCCCAGATCTGCGGCGACGCCCACGCCGCCAACTTCGGGATCTACGGAGACGCCAGCGGGCGTCTCGTCATCGATCTCAACGACTTCGACGAGACCGTCGTCGGCCCCTGGGAATGGGACCTCAAGCGGCTCGCCACCTCCCTCGTCCTCGCCGGCCGCGAAGCCGGCGCCGACGAGGACACCTGTCGGGCCGCCGCCTTCGACACCGTCGGCGCCTACCGGCGCACCATGCGCCTGCTCGCCCGGCTCCCCGTCCACGACGCGTGGAACGCCATCGCCGACGAGGAACTCGTCTCCCACACCGACGCCCGCGATCTCGTCGGCACTCTCGAACGCGTCCAGGCCAAGGCCCGCAAGAACACCAGCGCCCGCTTCGCGGCCCGGTCCACCGAGGCCGTCGCCGAGGCGGAGGGCGGCGGCAGGCGCTTCGCCGACGCACCGCCCGTGCTGCGGCGCGTCGGCGACGCGGAGGCGGCCGCCGTCGCCACGGCCCTGGGCCCGTACCTGGAGACGCTCTCCGAGGACCGGCTGCCGCTCCTCGCCCGCTACGCCATCCACGATGTCGCGTTCCGCGTCGTCGGCACCGGCAGCGTGGGCACCCGCTCTTATGTGGTGCTGCTGCTCGACCACCGGGGCGAGCCGCTCGTCCTCCAGGTCAAGGAGGCCCGGCCGTCCGCCCTGCTGCCCCACCTGCCGGCCGTCGGCTTCACGGTGCCGGACGCCGGGCATGAGGGGCGGCGCGTGGTCCTCGGACAGAAGCGGATGCAGGTCGTCAGCGATCTGCTGCTCGGCTGGACGACGGTCCAGGGCCGCGACTTCCAGGTACGGCAGTTCCGCAACCGCAAGGGCAGCGTGGACCCGAACGCCCTGACCGCCGACCAGTTCGACGACTACGGCCGCATGACCGGTGCCCTGCTGGCCCGTGCCCACGCCCACAGCGCGGACCCGCGCCTGATAGCCGGCTACTGCGGCAAGAACGAGGAGCTCGACGACGCCGTCGCGGCCTTCGCCGTCACCTACGCGGACCGGACCACCGCGGACCACGCCGACATGCTGGCGGCCATACGGACCGGCCGCATAGCCGCCGAGACCGGAGTCTGA
- a CDS encoding hypothetical protein (Hypothetical protein XNR_0727 [Streptomyces albus J1074];~YhgE/Pip C-terminal domain; TIGR03062;~identified by MetaGeneAnnotator; putative), with translation MSTGPTPQGAVRHVLGHLLTPLLMCLGMGLAYLGAFHAPDPHDLRVDIVGSGPQAQVLAQTLQDKGAGALDVRTVPDRAAATTALREQSSFGAYLPAGHGGAPELLVASAGSGTSATAVETVFTQVAAEQGEPLKVTDVAPVSSGDPTGQGIFFLLVTLSIGSYASVAVIGGAGGVLPMRIRALLAAGMSLVVSVVGTVLAGPVFHLVDHGLAGVWAMSWMYCAGILMIGIGLHTYLKRWTTLGVMVLFVMLNFTSSGGIYRPELQPGFFGSLHAWWNGAGFVEGVRGHVYLDGHGLGGNLLVLALWAVAGLGLTCVAARTEARRRDAAVPEAGSAVVASGTVAGATAGATAGVTPGVTSEVTAGVTAASAAEAAEAEEEMEETVAV, from the coding sequence GTGTCCACAGGACCGACTCCCCAGGGAGCGGTGCGCCACGTCCTCGGCCATCTGCTCACCCCGTTGCTGATGTGTCTCGGCATGGGGCTCGCCTACCTCGGTGCCTTCCACGCCCCGGACCCCCACGACCTGCGCGTCGACATCGTCGGCTCCGGGCCGCAGGCCCAGGTCCTCGCCCAGACCCTCCAGGACAAGGGCGCCGGCGCGCTCGACGTACGCACCGTCCCCGACCGCGCCGCCGCCACCACCGCGCTGCGCGAGCAGTCGAGCTTCGGCGCCTACCTGCCCGCCGGGCACGGCGGCGCCCCGGAACTCCTCGTGGCCTCCGCCGGCTCCGGCACCAGCGCCACGGCCGTCGAGACGGTCTTCACGCAGGTCGCCGCCGAGCAGGGCGAACCGCTGAAGGTCACCGACGTCGCCCCGGTCTCCTCGGGCGACCCCACCGGCCAGGGCATCTTCTTCCTGCTCGTCACCCTGAGCATCGGCTCCTACGCCTCGGTCGCCGTCATCGGCGGTGCCGGAGGCGTCCTGCCCATGCGGATCAGGGCCCTGCTCGCCGCGGGCATGTCCCTTGTCGTCAGCGTCGTCGGCACCGTCCTCGCCGGGCCCGTCTTCCACCTCGTCGACCACGGGCTCGCCGGGGTGTGGGCCATGTCCTGGATGTACTGCGCGGGCATCCTGATGATCGGCATCGGACTGCACACCTACCTCAAGCGCTGGACCACGCTCGGCGTGATGGTGCTGTTCGTGATGCTGAACTTCACCAGCTCCGGCGGCATCTACCGGCCGGAGCTCCAGCCCGGCTTCTTCGGCTCCCTGCACGCCTGGTGGAACGGCGCCGGCTTCGTCGAAGGCGTCCGCGGCCACGTCTACCTCGACGGCCACGGGCTCGGCGGCAACCTCCTCGTCCTCGCCCTGTGGGCCGTCGCCGGACTCGGCCTCACCTGCGTCGCCGCCCGGACCGAGGCGCGCCGCCGGGACGCCGCGGTCCCGGAGGCCGGGAGTGCCGTGGTGGCCTCGGGAACGGTCGCCGGAGCGACTGCCGGAGCGACTGCCGGAGTGACCCCCGGAGTGACCTCCGAAGTGACCGCCGGGGTGACTGCCGCCTCGGCCGCCGAAGCCGCCGAGGCGGAGGAGGAGATGGAGGAGACGGTCGCCGTCTGA
- a CDS encoding transcriptional regulator, marR family (MarR family; pfam12802;~Transcriptional regulator, MarR family [Streptomyces venezuelae ATCC10712];~Transcriptional regulators [Transcription]; COG1846;~identified by MetaGeneAnnotator; putative) produces MSTGARDVSLDTIQRELTAFARRARATAARLHPGLPLVSYTILAHIDDRKGCRATDLATHYLLDKSTVSRQIASLEKLGLIERRPDPDDHRVQVLHPTEAGSQVFASTQASRLAAYEERLKDWPAEDLAAFAAYLLRYNSADDTTLPEA; encoded by the coding sequence ATGAGCACCGGCGCGCGGGACGTCTCCCTCGACACCATCCAGCGGGAACTCACGGCCTTCGCCCGCCGCGCCCGGGCCACGGCGGCCCGGCTGCACCCGGGGCTCCCCCTGGTCTCGTACACGATCCTGGCCCACATCGACGACCGGAAGGGCTGCCGCGCCACCGACCTCGCGACCCACTACCTGCTCGACAAGTCCACGGTCAGCCGCCAGATCGCGAGCCTGGAGAAGCTCGGCCTGATCGAACGCCGGCCCGACCCGGACGACCACCGCGTCCAGGTGCTCCACCCCACCGAGGCGGGCAGCCAGGTCTTCGCCTCGACCCAGGCCAGCCGGCTCGCCGCCTACGAGGAGCGCCTCAAGGACTGGCCGGCCGAGGACCTCGCCGCGTTCGCCGCCTACCTGCTGCGCTACAACTCGGCGGACGACACCACCCTCCCCGAGGCGTAG